A genomic region of Vitis vinifera cultivar Pinot Noir 40024 chromosome 7, ASM3070453v1 contains the following coding sequences:
- the LOC100255579 gene encoding pentatricopeptide repeat-containing protein GUN1, chloroplastic, whose protein sequence is MASPTPPHCSITAAKPYQNLHYPQNPTKNHHNNHHWSSHKVSLTNPLPSPRNAAKPGAASPATATNRNSNFPSLSPLPPSKSELTADFSGRRSTRFVSKMHFGRPKTAAAARHTSTAEEALRHAIRFASDDKGIDSVLLNFESRLCGSDDYTFLLRELGNRGEWAKAIRCFEFAVRREQRRNEQGKLASAMISILGRLGQVELAKNVFETALNEGYGNTVYAFSALISAYGRSGYCDEAIKVFETMKSSGLKPNLVTYNAVIDACGKGGVDFNRAAEIFDEMLRNGVQPDRITFNSLLAVCGRGGLWEAARNLFSEMLYRGIEQDIFTYNTLLDAVCKGGQMDLAFQIMSEMPRKHIMPNVVTYSTVIDGYAKAGRLDEALNLFNEMKFASIGLDRVSYNTLLSIYAKLGRFEEALNVCKEMESSGIKKDAVTYNALLGGYGKQGKYEEVKRVFEEMKAERIFPNLLTYSTLIDVYSKGGLYQEAMEVFREFKKAGLKADVVLYSALIDALCKNGLVESAVSFLDEMTKEGIRPNVVTYNSIIDAFGRSGSAECVIDPPYETNVSKMSSSSLKVVEDATESEVGDKEDNQIIKIFGQLAAEKTCHAKKENRGRQEILCILAVFHKMHELDIKPNVVTFSAILNACSRCNSFEDASMLLEELRLFDNQVYGVAHGLLMGYGDNVWVQAQSLFDEVKQMDSSTASAFYNALTDMLWHFGQRRGAQLVVLEGKRRHVWENMWSNSCLDLHLMSSGAARAMVHAWLLNIRSIVFEGHELPQLLSILTGWGKHSKVVGDGALRRAIEALLTGMGAPFRVAKCNLGRFISTGAVVAAWLRESGTLKVLVLHDDRTNPDRARCSQISNLQTLPL, encoded by the exons ATGGCGTCTCCGACTCCCCCTCACTGCTCAATCACCGCCGCTAAACCCTACCAAAACCTCCACTACCCCCAAAACCCTACCAAAAACCACCACAACAATCACCACTGGTCTTCCCACAAAGTTTCCCTCACCAACCCTCTCCCTTCACCTCGTAATGCTGCCAAGCCCGGTGCTGCCTCCCCCGCCACCGCCACCAACCGCAACTCTAAtttcccttctctctctcctcttccTCCCTCCAAGTCCGAGCTCACCGCCGACTTCTCCGGTCGCCGATCCACCCGCTTCGTCTCCAAAATGCACTTCGGCCGCCCTAAGACCGCCGCCGCCGCCCGCCACACCTCCACCGCCGAGGAGGCCCTACGCCACGCCATTCGCTTCGCCTCCGATGATAAGGGGATTGATTCAGTGCTTCTCAACTTCGAGTCTAGGTTGTGTGGATCCGACGATTACACCTTCTTGCTCCGAGAGCTTGGCAATCGGGGGGAGTGGGCGAAGGCCATTCGATGTTTTGAATTTGCTGTGCGGCGGGAGCAGAGGCGCAACGAGCAAGGTAAATTGGCTAGTGCTATGATTAGTATTCTGGGTAGATTAGGTCAAGTTGAACTAgcaaaaaatgtgtttgaaacTGCTTTAAATGAGGGATATGGGAATACAGTTTATGCTTTTTCGGCTCTGATTAGTGCATATGGGCGAAGTGGATATTGTGATGAGGCGATCAAGGTATTTGAGACTATGAAAAGTTCGGGGTTGAAGCCGAATTTAGTCACTTATAATGCTGTAATTGATGCGTGTGGAAAAGGGGGTGTGGATTTTAATCGGGCAGCggaaatatttgatgaaatgtTGAGGAATGGGGTGCAACCTGATCGGATTACATTTAATTCACTTCTTGCGGTTTGTGGTAGAGGAGGGTTGTGGGAGGCCGCGAGGAATTTGTTTAGTGAGATGTTGTATAGAGGGATTGAACAGGATATATTTACGTATAATACTCTATTAGATGCTGTATGCAAAGGTGGGCAAATGGATTTGGCTTTTCAGATAATGTCCGAGATGCCCAGAAAGCATATAATGCCTAATGTGGTGACTTATAGTACAGTGATAGATGGGTATGCGAAGGCAGGTAGACTGGATGAAGCATTGAATTTGTTTAATGAGATGAAGTTTGCCAGTATCGGTTTGGATAGGGTCTCGTATAATACTCTGCTTTCAATATATGCTAAACTTGGGAGGTTTGAGGAGGCCTTGAATGTTTGTAAAGAGATGGAAAGTTCTGGGATTAAGAAGGATGCTGTCACTTACAATGCCCTTCTAGGTGGGTATGGAAAACAAGGGAAGTATGAGGAAGTTAAGAGGGTGTTTGAAGAGATGAAAGCAGAGCGGATTTTTCCTAACTTATTGACTTATTCGACATTGATTGACGTGTACTCAAAAGGTGGATTGTATCAAGAGGCAATGGAAGTTTTTAGAGAGTTTAAGAAGGCAGGTTTGAAGGCTGATGTTGTTCTTTATAGTGCTCTTATTGATGCGTTGTGTAAAAATGGGCTGGTGGAATCTGCTGTATCCTTCCTTGATGAGATGACAAAGGAAGGGATTAGGCCTAATGTTGTTACTTACAATTCTATAATTGATGCCTTTGGTCGATCAGGAAGTGCTGAATGTGTTATCGATCCTCCCTATGAAACCAATGTGTCAAAAATGTCTTCTTCATCTTTAAAAGTTGTTGAAGATGCCACTGAAAGTGAAGTGGGAGACAAGGAggataatcaaataataaagattTTTGGACAGCTAGCTGCTGAAAAAACATGTCatgcaaagaaagaaaacagGGGGAGACAGGAAATTTTATGCATCTTGGCGGTCTTCCACAAGATGCATGAGCTGGACATCAAACCAAATGTTGTCACCTTCTCAGCAATTCTAAATGCTTGCAG CCGCTGTAATTCATTTGAAGATGCCTCAATGTTATTGGAGGAACTGCGGTTATTTGATAATCAGGTCTATGGTGTGGCACATGGGCTTCTTATGGGCTATGGGGACAACGTATGGGTTCAAGCACAATCCCTGTTTGATGAGGTGAAGCAGATGGATTCTTCGACCGCATCTGCCTTCTATAATGCTCTGACCGACATGCTATGGCACTTTGGTCAG AGACGAGGTGCCCAATTGGTTGTGCTTGAAGGGAAACGACGGCATGTTTGGGAGAATATGTGGTCGAACTCTTGCTTAGATTTGCATCTAATGTCTTCTGGAGCTGCTCGGGCAATGGTGCATGCATGGTTGCTCAATATTCGGTCTATTGTTTTTGAGGGTCATGAGCTGCCACAGCTCTTAAG TATATTGACTGGATGGGGCAAACACAGCAAAGTGGTTGGGGATGGCGCATTAAGGCGAGCTATTGAGGCACTACTGACTGGCATGGGTGCACCCTTTCGGGTTGCCAAGTGCAATCTGGGTAGGTTTATATCGACAGGAGCTGTGGTGGCTGCCTGGTTAAGAGAATCAGGCACCCTGAAAGTCCTTGTTCTTCATGATGACAGAACAAATCCTGATCGTGCAAGATGTAGTCAAATTTCCAATCTGCAAACACTTCCATTGTAG